One genomic segment of Chelonoidis abingdonii isolate Lonesome George chromosome 16, CheloAbing_2.0, whole genome shotgun sequence includes these proteins:
- the LOC116839690 gene encoding musculoskeletal embryonic nuclear protein 1-like isoform X1 produces the protein MSQAAPVKKKRPPVKEEDLKGARGKLSTNQQIKSKTYQVMKQCEQEGSVAPSIFSQDRTGGETAFEKPKGEPPKSIFG, from the exons ATGTCACAG GCAGCCCCCGTGAAAAAGAAGCGTCCTCCAGTGAAGGAGGAAGATCTCAAAGGGGCTAGAGGAAAGCTGTCCACAAACCAGCAGATTAAATCCAAAACCTACCAAGTCATGAAGCAATGTG AACAAGAGGGCTCTGTGGCACCTTCCATATTCAGTCAAGATCGGACAGGAGGTGAAACAGCCTTTGAGAAGCCTAAAGGAGAGCCACCGAAGAGCATCTTTGGCTGA